The following proteins come from a genomic window of Salvia hispanica cultivar TCC Black 2014 chromosome 4, UniMelb_Shisp_WGS_1.0, whole genome shotgun sequence:
- the LOC125218832 gene encoding arabinosyltransferase RRA3-like: MALGRRVKNLQSSLRGSQIIAAIGIGVAVGCVFAFLFPHGFFSTNQLTKVRHVSDSNSEVDAASCESTEKIDLLKSDIRRLSDKNAELKRQVKELNEKMRFAEQGNRLAHDQVKVLNEPHKAGPFGTVKSLRTNPTVVPDETVNPRLAKILAKVAVRKEIIVALANSNVKEMLELWFTYIKKAKIPNYLVVALDDEILELCKANDVPVYKRDRDESVDAIGKGGGNHAVSGLKFHILREFLQLGYGVLLSDVDIVFLQNPFDHLHRDSDVESMSDGHNNMTAYGYNDVSDEPAMGWARYAHTMRIWVFNSGFFYIRPTVPSIELLDRVTGRLAREDAWDQAVFNEELFFPSHPGYIGLHASKRTMDFYLFMNSKVLFKTVRKDATLKKIKPVIVHVNYHPDKYPRMKAIVDFYLNGKQDALDPFPDGSQ, from the exons ATGGCGTTAGGGCGGAGGGTGAAGAATTTGCAGTCATCACTCCGCGGATCACAGATTATTGCGGCGATTGGGATCGGAGTAGCCGTCGGATGCGTGTTTGCATTTTTGTTCCCCCATGGATTCTTCTCCACAAACCAGCTCACTAAAGTCCGCCATGTTTCCGATTCTAATTCGGAG GTTGATGCGGCATCATGTGAATCGACTGAGAAGATAGATCTTCTGAAGTCGGATATTAGGAGGTTATCTGATAAGAATGCTGAATTGAAGAGACAAGTGAAGGAGTTGAATGAAAAGATGAGGTTCGCTGAGCAGGGGAACCGACTGGCGCATGACCAAGTTAAGGTGCTGAATGAACCACATAAGGCTGGACCCTTTGGTACCGTTAAGAGTCTAAGGACGAATCCAACTGTCGTTCCTGATGAAACTGTAAACCCTAGACTTGCAAAGATCTTGGCTAAGGTTGCTGTTAGGAAAGAGATTATAGTTGCTCTTGCCAATTCGAATGTCAAAGAAATGCTTGAACTTTGGTTCACATATATTAAGAAAGCCAAGATTCCTAACTATCTGGTGGTAGCCTTAGATGATGAGATTCTAGAGCTCTGCAAGGCAAACGATGTCCCTGTGTACAAGAGGGATCGAGATGAATCTGTTGACGCTATTGGAAAGGGTGGTGGAAATCATGCCGTATCTGGCCTGAAGTTTCATATACTGAGGGAATTTCTGCAGTTGGGCTATGGTGTTCTTCTTTCAGATGTAGATATAGTATTCTTGCAGAATCCTTTCGATCATTTGCATAGAGACTCCGATGTGGAGTCTATGTCAGATGGTCACAATAATATGACTGCTTATGGGTACAATGATGTTTCTGACGAGCCTGCGATGGGTTGGGCTCGATATGCTCACACAATGAGGATATGGGTCTTTAATTCCGGTTTCTTCTATATAAGGCCCACTGTCCCTTCTATTGAGCTGCTAGATCGTGTGACTGGAAGGCTTGCACGGGAAGATGCTTGGGATCAAGCCGTTTTCAATGAAGAGCTCTTCTTCCCTTCTCATCCTGGTTATATTGGGCTTCATGCTTCCAAGAGAACTATGgatttttatctctttatgAACAGCAAGGTCCTTTTCAAGACTGTGCGGAAAGATGCCACTCTGAAAAAAATCAAGCCTGTTATCGTTCATGTGAATTACCATCCTGATAAATATCCAAGAATGAAAGCTATTGTAGATTTCTACTTGAATGGCAAACAAGATGCTCTAGACCCCTTTCCTGATGGATCTCAGTGA
- the LOC125220500 gene encoding uncharacterized protein LOC125220500 has protein sequence MGLVQEKRQSSVLKMKLVAEILTGNLFYVEVGEDATVADLKKAIGKQENLPGDRLILLLDAEERYSLDKDEVFLKDYGVEDSSHIYVFFRPQENVAAASASPSTPKESASSEPSHSMDSATGVTNADNTDEANEDEEAPRHKNATDEANEPPASVDQE, from the coding sequence ATGGGACTGGTACAAGAAAAAAGGCAGTCTAGTGTTTTGAAGATGAAGTTGGTGGCAGAGATACTGACCGGGAATCTGTTCTACGTCGAGGTGGGAGAGGATGCCACCGTAGCTGATCTCAAGAAAGCAATCGGGAAGCAAGAAAATCTACCCGGGGATCGCCTCATTCTGCTGCTGGATGCTGAGGAGCGTTATTCGTTGGATAAAGACGAAGTTTTTCTTAAAGATTATGGGGTTGAAGATAGCTCCCACATCTACGTCTTCTTCCGACCCCAGGAAAATGTTGCTGCTGCCTCTGCTTCTCCTTCGACTCCAAAGGAGTCTGCCTCCAGTGAACCTTCACACTCCATGGATTCTGCGACTGGAGTTACAAATGCGGATAATACAGATGAGGCCAATGAAGACGAAGAAGCTCCACGCCACAAGAATGCTACAGACGAGGCGAATGAGCCTCCTGCCTCAGTTGATCAAGAATGA